Below is a genomic region from Candidatus Binataceae bacterium.
TAGCCGAGCAGGTTGAACGCCAGCACCGCGTAAAAGATCGCCAGCCCTGGAAATGCGATCAGCCACGGCGCGGTGCGAAAATAGATTAGCGCCTCTTCGATCATGCGACCCCAGCTCGGCGTCGGCGGCGGCACCCCGAGGCTCAAAAAGCTGAGGCCCGCGTCCAGCAGCAGCGTGCCCGAGGTTCCGAGCACCGCCATCACGACGATTATCGGGATCAGGTTGGGCAGCACATGATGCGCGATGAGCCGCGCCGGCGAGCCGCCGAGCGCGCGCGCCGCGGTCACGAAGTCGCGCTGCGTCATCGAAAGCGCCTCGGCCCGCACGACACGCGCGACTTGCGTCCACGAGACAAGGCCGATCACCAGCAGCACGTTTAGCAGGCTCGGATGGAGCACGGCGACGAAAGCCATCGCGAGCAACAGCGCAGGCAGCGTCAGCATCACGTCGGTGAAGCGCATCAGCGCGAAATCGGCCGCGCCGCCGAAGAAGCCCGCGGCAAGCCCGATCGCCACTCCGATCGTCATCGTGATTGCCATCGCGGCGACCGCCACGGTCAGCGAGACCCGCGCACCCCAGATGATTCGCGAGAGCACGTCGCGTCCCAACTCGTCGGTGCCGAGCGGAAACGCGGGCGACGGCGCGCCGGGGTCACCGTAGGTCGGCGCGACCGCGCGCGTCGGGTCGTAAGGAGCAAGGTGCGGCGCGAACAGCGCGGCCGTCACCAGGCTCAGCACCATCGCCGCGCCCACCAGCTCCATCGCGTTGATCCGCCGCATCACGACGTTTCACTCAGCCGAATTCGCGGATCGAGCCACGCATAGAGCAGGTCGACTCCCAGGTTGGCGACGACCACCAGGAACGCCGAGAAGAGCACCGTGCCCATGATAAGCGGGATGTCGAGGTTGAAGACGGCTTCGTAGGCGAGACGCCCGATTCCCGGCCAGTTGAACACGGTCTCCGTGAGCACCACGCCGGAGAGCAATCCCGCGAGATCGAGCCCGGCGAGCGTGACCAGCGGCAGCATCGCGTTGGCCATCGCGTGGCGGATGAGCGCCTGCGCGGCGGAAAGGCCCTTGCCGCGCGCGGTGCGGATATAGTCCTGCTCGAGCGCCTCGACCAGGTTGGTATGCAGGATCCGCGAGTAGTAGCCGGCCGAGC
It encodes:
- a CDS encoding ABC transporter permease; the protein is MRRINAMELVGAAMVLSLVTAALFAPHLAPYDPTRAVAPTYGDPGAPSPAFPLGTDELGRDVLSRIIWGARVSLTVAVAAMAITMTIGVAIGLAAGFFGGAADFALMRFTDVMLTLPALLLAMAFVAVLHPSLLNVLLVIGLVSWTQVARVVRAEALSMTQRDFVTAARALGGSPARLIAHHVLPNLIPIIVVMAVLGTSGTLLLDAGLSFLSLGVPPPTPSWGRMIEEALIYFRTAPWLIAFPGLAIFYAVLAFNLLG